TTTGTCAATGGTTTGCGCTAACAACGCAAATACTTCTTCCGGTACAGCTTCGTCGTGGGTATCTCTTCTGATTTGGCGGTTAGGTTCTATGGCGGAGCTTTCCCAGCTACCGCCCGAAATATGAATTTCCCGGACTCTATCCAGCGGATACAGATTGACAATCTCGTCGTAAGAAGCCCGGAAGTTATGCAGTTGGCAATACAGGTTATGTAAATCCAGGATGATAAATCCGTTAACCGGCGTAATAAGCTGCGCTAAAAACTGCCCGTGTTGCTTTACTTCGTCGAGAGAATAAGAAAAAGCCAGGTTCTCCAGACCAACCGGGCATTTACAGGCATCTTGGATCCGGGCGAGCCGGTCCTGGCCAATGGCTAAGGTGCTGGCGGAGTAAGGAATGGGCAGGGGAGCGCCATGGTGAAAATTTTGTCCGGTCATAAAGCCAAAATGTTCGGTAATGTGATCGAAAGTATATTGACCCGAAAGCTCCCGGAGGTGCTGCAGCCAGTTTTGCTGGTTCACGCTCCACTGCCCCGAGAACAACGAAAAATACACGCCATGGCCAATCAGCCGGCCGGCCTGGCCGTAGGTTTGTAATAATTCCGAAAACCAGGCGGGTATTTGGGGCGTGCGGAATAAAGTATCAAACGACCATTCAATGGCCTCTACCTTGCCAGCCGCAAATAAAGGCAAGGCAGCCGCCAGAATATCCACATCTAAGTTACAAGCTACCGCAGCTAAAATTTTTTCCGGCACAGCTTAGCGAATTTTCGGGGTTAGTAAAAAACATTAACCCATGCCGCAGCCCGGGCAATTTCCTGGGTCGCTTTTTTCGGGAGTTTTGCTGGTTTTTTCTTTTTGGGTTTTAGGTCCGGGTAGTTCGTTTTTATCGGAGCAACTGGTGGTGGTTTGCACGGTTATGCCCAATAAAATGGCACCGAGTAGAGCTTTTGGCAGTTCCATATTTTTAAATTTTAAAATTTTGCTTGTAGTAAGTGGTACTAATTTAACACCAGTGATTTATGCCCGCTGGGCTAATACTTTACTGACCCGGAAGAGTTAACTTTGGTTGCATGCCTTACAAAATTTATTTCGTTGAAAGTAAGCCGGGTAATTTCAGCTAAGTATAAGTAGGATAATAAATTATGGGCATTGTTTCGGTGGAGCCTGTTTAGCTACGTAACTAAATAGATATCTCCTGGATGACACAGAAAAAAGGCTCGAAACATTTGCTTCGAGCCTTTTTTCTGTATTTAACTTAATTT
The sequence above is a segment of the Adhaeribacter swui genome. Coding sequences within it:
- a CDS encoding multinuclear nonheme iron-dependent oxidase, with the translated sequence MPEKILAAVACNLDVDILAAALPLFAAGKVEAIEWSFDTLFRTPQIPAWFSELLQTYGQAGRLIGHGVYFSLFSGQWSVNQQNWLQHLRELSGQYTFDHITEHFGFMTGQNFHHGAPLPIPYSASTLAIGQDRLARIQDACKCPVGLENLAFSYSLDEVKQHGQFLAQLITPVNGFIILDLHNLYCQLHNFRASYDEIVNLYPLDRVREIHISGGSWESSAIEPNRQIRRDTHDEAVPEEVFALLAQTIDKCPNLKFVVLEQLGNALKSEESKQLFYADFLKMEAILQRKNQKLRTNPAKDFLPLSLSIAEHPIEDKTLAAQQVHLSRILENASSAEEAIQRLQTSSLAHSDWQIETWEPYMIETAHNIARKWKM
- a CDS encoding chryseobasin-related MNIO class RiPP peptide, producing MELPKALLGAILLGITVQTTTSCSDKNELPGPKTQKEKTSKTPEKSDPGNCPGCGMG